Proteins encoded within one genomic window of Humulus lupulus chromosome 1, drHumLupu1.1, whole genome shotgun sequence:
- the LOC133812596 gene encoding tryptophan decarboxylase TDC2-like: MGSLDLFSSNGKPTSPLRDFNPFNPEEFRKQAHKIVDFIANYYTQIESYPVLSQVEPGFIRNQLPQTAPSGPEPLEAIFKDINSLIIPGMTHWQSPNFFAFFPLNISTAAFLGEMLCTSFNGGGFNWQSSPAMTELEMVVMDWLANMIGLPKAFLFSSTGGGVIQNTTSDAILLTLNAARDRVLEKIGTENMLKLVVYGSDQTHSTFEKVSKAVGIHPNNIRLIPTNIEGGFSMCPVKLRNVVENDVAKGLVPLYLCGTVGTTSTTAVDPLEPLANVATDYGMWFHVDAAYAGSACICPEFRHYLNGIERVDSLSMNPHKWLLSCLGCCCLWVKRSDLLVKSLSVTPEYLKNEYSESKAVVDFKDWQLGATRRFNSIRLWVVLRSYGVENLQNHVRSDVRMAEEFESFVKADPRFEVVVPRLFALVCFRLNPNPQDDSSYTELLNRKLLDWVNSSGKIFMSHTIVDGIYMLRFAVGATLTEECHVIAAWNFIKEGADELLKPI; the protein is encoded by the coding sequence ATGGGTAGCCTCGACTTGTTCAGCTCAAATGGCAAGCCTACTTCCCCACTCAGAGATTTTAACCCCTTCAACCCAGAAGAATTTCGTAAACAAGCCCACAAGATAGTCGACTTCATAGCCAACTATTACACACAAATTGAGTCGTACCCAGTTCTCAGCCAAGTCGAACCCGGATTTATCCGTAACCAGCTGCCCCAAACTGCTCCATCCGGACCAGAGCCTCTCGAAGCTATTTTCAAGGACATTAACAGTCTCATAATCCCCGGCATGACCCATTGGCAAAGTCCAAACTTTTTCGCATTCTTTCCACTGAATATCAGCACCGCAGCCTTCCTCGGAGAAATGCTATGCACTAGTTTCAATGGGGGAGGATTTAACTGGCAGTCATCTCCGGCCATGACCGAGCTCGAGATGGTCGTCATGGACTGGCTGGCCAACATGATCGGTCTTCCAAAAGCTTTCCTCTTCTCCAGTACGGGCGGCGGTGTCATTCAGAACACAACTAGCGACGCAATCCTTCTTACCCTCAATGCAGCACGAGATCGAGTGCTTGAGAAAATCGGCACGGAGAACATGCTAAAGCTCGTCGTATACGGCTCCGATCAGACCCATTCGACCTTTGAGAAAGTGTCCAAGGCTGTGGGAATACACCCCAATAATATAAGATTAATCCCCACCAACATCGAAGGAGGTTTCTCCATGTGCCCCGTGAAGCTCCGAAATGTCGTGGAGAATGATGTGGCGAAAGGATTGGTGCCGCTTTATCTGTGCGGGACTGTGGGGACGACTTCTACCACCGCCGTCGATCCACTAGAGCCGCTAGCCAACGTAGCGACAGACTATGGGATGTGGTTCCACGTGGATGCCGCGTACGCCGGAAGCGCATGCATTTGTCCTGAGTTCAGACACTACTTAAACGGGATCGAGCGCGTTGACTCACTGAGTATGAACCCGCACAAGTGGCTTCTCAGTTGCCTGGGCTGCTGTTGCTTGTGGGTTAAGCGGTCCGATTTGTTGGTGAAATCACTGAGCGTTACACCAGAGTACTTGAAAAACGAATACAGTGAGTCTAAAGCAGTGGTGGACTTCAAAGACTGGCAGCTTGGTGCGACTCGGAGGTTCAACTCGATTCGGTTATGGGTTGTGCTACGTAGCTACGGCGTTGAAAATCTTCAGAACCATGTCCGGTCCGATGTTCGGATGGCGGAAGAGTTCGAGTCGTTTGTAAAGGCCGACCCAAGATTTGAGGTTGTGGTGCCGAGACTGTTTGCATTAGTGTGCTTCAGGCTGAACCCGAATCCGCAAGACGACTCTAGTTATACCGAGTTGCTGAACCGAAAGCTTCTTGATTGGGTCAACTCGTCAGGAAAGATTTTCATGTCGCACACTATAGTGGATGGGATATATATGCTGAGATTTGCTGTGGGAGCCACGCTTACAGAAGAGTGCCATGTCATTGCCGCGTGGAACTTTATCAAGGAGGGAGCCGATGAACTCCTTAAACCTATCTGA